A window from Dehalococcoidia bacterium encodes these proteins:
- a CDS encoding phosphatase PAP2 family protein, giving the protein MLLFAAWTLIVRLGLSDLVSNPLDHTIRAAHSAWLLRLDRVLALPGTPVLSAAVVLVICAATAQHNPWRAAGILAAFAVGLLIEAALKQWLFYPSTGSYPSGHALRALFLAGVSAPVVKRRSLRLGLFALALAVGVSRVSVGDHYSDEVIGAWLLGWSLAVVALARLLPGPAAALPPAPASDRETAATR; this is encoded by the coding sequence TTGCTGCTCTTTGCGGCCTGGACGCTAATCGTCCGTCTCGGTCTCTCAGATCTGGTATCGAATCCGCTCGATCATACCATTCGAGCGGCGCACAGCGCGTGGCTGCTGCGGCTCGACCGCGTTCTGGCGCTCCCCGGCACGCCGGTCCTGTCGGCCGCGGTAGTGCTGGTGATCTGCGCGGCCACCGCGCAGCACAACCCCTGGCGAGCCGCCGGTATCCTCGCAGCGTTCGCGGTCGGATTGCTGATCGAGGCCGCACTGAAACAGTGGCTGTTCTATCCCTCCACCGGGTCCTATCCCAGCGGCCACGCCCTGCGCGCGCTGTTTCTCGCCGGCGTGAGCGCGCCAGTGGTGAAACGGCGGTCCCTGCGGCTCGGCCTGTTTGCGCTGGCGCTGGCGGTTGGCGTAAGCCGTGTCTCAGTGGGCGACCACTACAGCGACGAGGTGATCGGCGCCTGGCTGCTGGGCTGGTCGCTTGCCGTGGTCGCCCTTGCCCGGCTCCTGCCTGGGCCGGCGGCCGCCTTGCCGCCCGCTCCGGCCAGCGATCGCGAGACGGCAGCGACACGCTGA